Below is a genomic region from Sorghum bicolor cultivar BTx623 chromosome 9, Sorghum_bicolor_NCBIv3, whole genome shotgun sequence.
GCGTAGGATGAAGTCTCCTGCCAAGATGTAGTCTCTACTCTAAGCTTGGCTTCACGCTCAAGCCAAGTGGTCAATGATCAATGCTACAACTTATCCTTAAGCACAAAAGATTGTTTAAAGTCAAATGTAAACCTTTCAATAAACACTAAGAATTTGTCAAGGTCATTATTGCCTTCTACCCAGCAACGAAGTTCTATAGTGGAGAAGTCCGACAAAACTCAATTTAATAACAGTGCAGTAAAAGCAGCTCGAGCTCTCAACGCCAATAAGAGGTCACAATCTGATTTTGGATTTACTACATTTGATACTAGTATTTTGTCAACATTTGAAACTAATGGTGGTTTTTGTGTTATTCATTCAGATCTGAAACAAGCACACATTCAGTGAAAAAAACAAGCACACAATCTGCTTCAATTAGTTTGAAACACTCCGCTGCTAAGTCTATCCTGAGGGGAAGGTAACACTCTATTGATTAAGTCACGATTATCTCAATGCTTTCAACAATACCATTAAAAGTGATCTTTTGTTCTCCAGGAATTTGTTTTTTCCTACAGCTAATTCATCAAAGGTACGTAACTAAACTAGTTTCCTCTAGTCCTTTCGCATAGTATGTCAGTGAAATGGGTATTAAAGTTGTCATTCTTATGTTACTAACTAGTCCAATATGTTATTTTGTGAATTATGTAGGAAGATATGAAAAATTTGGTGACAACTGCAATAGTAAGACCTAAGGTTTGTATAGTTTTAGCACCTTATATGTACACTTTCCATCGATCATTAGTGAACACATTTATATTTGAGTTTTCTATGCTATTCATAGGAGGTAGAGACATCATCTGGCATGGAAATTCAAGCCCTCCCACCAATTGAGGTAATTTAACTTTTATTGTTTTTGAAGGTAGGTGCTACTCATAAAACTAATTATTGATTGGAGCAATATGCAGGAGAAATGTGACGACACAAAAAACAGTGTAATATCATCTAAAATGGAAAAAGTAGAGCCTTGTAGCATGAGAGAAATTGTATTAAGCGACATGAAAGAAGAGGTATACAACCCTTGAAAATAGGCAaatatatgatatttttgtGTTTACAATTCCAATATGAATATCATAAATATGTATACCTTTTGTTTCTCTATTCAGGGCCATTCTTCTTCAACAGAGAATTTCGTAGCTGACTCTAGCATGACATACCCATCTACTGCAGCTGGTATGATATTTTTAACTCACTCTTTCTAAATGTTAATTATGAAATCATAGTATTCTCAATTGACTTCACTTTTCCAGATAAATCTGTTGAAAAAAATCCAACCAACGTTATCCAGTCCTCTCCAAAGATAAGTGATCAGCTAAGAGAGATATCAAACTCATTGAAGCTTCTTAGTACTATGCCATCGAGCATAAAAACAGATATAGTTCGTGCCAAACCCTTTGATATAGTTGAAGCAGAACCAAAAACTCCTGAGATCCACTTGAAAGTTCGGCATGTTGAAGATCTACAAGAATCAGGGTTTAAGGTTACCTATTTTAAACTCATTACACAATTAGTATTGTATCCTTAGCTTTGGTGATAAATCATTTCTTCCTTTTTTCTTCACAAAAGCAGAAATCCCTGGCTAAAGAGTGTTTGTCATTTATAAACAGCGCTAGCAAGTAAGTATTGTCACTAATATATTATTTATTGTTGAACCAAATTTATTTATGTTTTTCTAATGAATGTTTTCAAATCATGCAGGGAGCAATTAAAAAGTTTAAAGGTGCGGAGAATTTTAAAGATTATGCATTCAGCTGAACATAAATGATTACTTATGCTTTGCTAACATGTTGTTAATGTTGCAGGGTATTGGAGAGAAAAGGGCAAATTTTATACTTGAGCTTCGAGAGGAGTCACCAGAACCATTGAAAGAGGTAAACCTTCTTCTATATTGAATGCTTAGGAagttaaaattaaataatatgAAGTGGCAAAACTAATTTTACCTTTCAGATTGATGATCTTAGAAGCATCGTCGGGATGAACAAAAAAGAGGTAACTCTACTATATCTATGTGTTTTGTTTCCTTATTTTAATAAATACAATCAAATTGTCCAAATACAAAAATGCTACACCATCACTGGAGAATGGAGATACATATCTATTAGTCAAATGCACATCTTAGGTAACTTTAGCAGCATGAAAGGTTACCCACATTTACTACCTTCTATTTTTTCTATTTCGTTCAGATCAATAAGATGGTGTCAAAGATGGTTTTGGAATCGAAGATGGACTAGGAAGGGTTGTTGATTTCCTTCCACCTAGGAGACGAGGTCATAGTTCCAAATAGTCTCAATTCGAATATTGATGCTTGTTGGTAGCGGATTGCTGCAGAATCCAAATGCTATCTGTGTTGCTTGTGAGAATAACCGGATGTTTTGTTGAAAAAAAGAATAATCATGATGTACATGTGTTGTGGAGGTACAAGTTTTATACCTGTCGTGTAATGTAAATACGAACAAAGATTTTGAAGGCTTTCAGGTTTGTCGTATCAGAAGCTATTAGTTACCCTGTCATGATTGTCACTGGTTAGTGCCTAACGTGCTGAAGATGCCCAGTTCAGCGCAACACTGAGAACAATTTCAGTTTCGCTGTTGCAGTTGCGGCACCCAAAGCAGCTACATCTGCTTTGTTGAACTCTGAAGAAGTGAAGAGTGCTGTGCCGCAGCCAACTGCCGCTAACACAGTCCCTGCTCACAACAATCTCTACTGTTCTAGTGTCTCCGCTACCAAATTACTGATTCCGTCGATCAACAGCAAGGCGAGAGATTCAGAACCCTGTCTCGGCAAGGATCTCAGGTAGCCGGTCAAGTTCACATCATCAGCTCTCCCTTTCCCGTCCCCTCCAAGAAAGTTGGCCCGTACATCATTCTGTACTTTTATTTCCCCCAAATTTTTCACAGCTCAAGCAACCAACCaagatatttatttatcatctgaACTTCCACTACACACTTGCAATTCATTCCCACACTCTTCAGTCCTCACTTCCCGAAAGCCACAGGATTTTTAGCAGTACACGAGTGGGTGCACGAGTGCTCTTTTTTCCCCCTTTTCCTTTCGCCGCTTTTGCACTCCACCGGACCAGAGCACCACCCCCTAATCGCTTCCAGATCTGGAGCCGGCATGACACTGCCGAGAGGGACACCCAACCCAGCGGCGGCAGCGGTACCAACCATTGCATCACTGACACCAATCATAAGCTGGCTGGGCTCCCAGCTGCAGTGACAGTGTGACACACACACCACCCACCCTCTCTCTGAGCCTGAGCTGAGCTGAGCTGAGATCCCCCATATCCCCAACCCAACGCAAAAAAAAGTGAGGATAAAAGAAAAATCGCACTACCAACTGACCGCAACTTCCCAACTCCCAGTCCCTCCCTAAACTCGCAAGCAACCCGCGGCTGAGCTCCGTGCACCAGTTGTCTCGCGTTGCTGCCGGTGCTGCAGGCGGCATTGTCGGCGAGCTTAGGATGGGTGGCATGGTGGcgtcggtggcggcggcgctggtcgtCGTCCTTGGCGTGGCGTCGGTGGCGACGGCGCAGTTGGAGACCTGCAACGGCGACCTCCCGCCCGTGCTCGCCGCCAACTACTCCGGACTTGCCTGCCAGCCGGTCTGGAACAACTTCGTGCTCCGGGTACGTATGCTGTTTCTCTTCGTTCTGCgtatgcgtgtggtcggagtcTGGTGGATAATTGAGCTGCTCGAGTGTTCTCTTCTTGGAACCTCTGGCCATCTTTGTCGTGGTTGATGCTGTTCAGTGCAGCGTCGATGGTTGTTTAGGTTTGGTTTCTGCCTTTCTGGGCTTGAGGAGATCTCTCAAGAACAGGGCAGGGCTGGGTGGATCTTGTTGCCTGCAGCTGCAGGCGATTGCTTACTGAAATTTCAGCAGATCAAAGGCTTCCAGCGGCAATAGTAGACTGATAGCTGATAAGGGATTTCTAGCTAACAAGGATACAATTCTTGCAATCTGCAGTTTTTCATGCATAATTCTTAGGATTAGAGTTCATTttggtagtagtagcagcagtagCAGAGCTGAAAGCGTATAGTTCAGATAAAGGGGACCAACAGGCAACATGCAATGCATTATTGATCTACCTATCAAGAAAAAGAGAGTAATGCAATAGTAAATTCCTCTGTTGTAGCGATTAGTTGCATTATATTTCTACTCAGGATTGTTGTGATGAACTGCGGATCTTTAGCATACAGATTACAGGTGCATGCTGCATTTCTGAATTCTGACGTATGAACCAAACCAACTCCTCTCGGATGGATGGATCCATTGCAATGCATTGCAGTATCACCAGGACAAGAACAACGTGCTCCGGATCGTGCTGTCGACGATGTACAGCACGGGGTGGGTGGGCATGGGGTTCTCCAGGGACGGCCTGATGATCGGCTCCAGCGCCATGGTTGGGTGGATCGGCAAGAAGGGGCTCCCCCACATCCGGCAGTTCGCGCTGCGCGGCAAGAGCAGCTCCAAGGTGGTCGTGGACCGCGGCTTCCTCGTCTCCAACGACCACGACCACACCGTCGTGGTGCAGCAGGCCAAGATCTACCTCGCCTTCCAGCTCAGGTTCTCCTACCGCCTCTCCCACCAGCACATCATCATGGCCTTCGGCAACAGCATCCCCGTCAAGAACAAGCTCACCAGGCACCAGGACAAGACTTCCTTCACCTTCGATTTCACCACTGGTATGTACGTCCTCCTGTTCTTGGTAAATGGAAAACTGCTTGCATTCAGTTCAGACTTCAGAGTGATGTTGCGTTGCACTTAGCTGAACCACTTGCAAGTTTGCAAGTGGAAAAATAAGAAATGCCTGCGCCTGAAAAATGAGCCGACAAGTCCACTTGAACTGCAAGCAGTTCAGTGTCGGttggccaaaaaaaaaaaggtttttgTTTCTTGAAGCTACAGCCGTCAGCTGATGACACTTTTTAGTAGCCACACCGACATCGGTTGACATCGAAAAGCACTCGAGCCACCTGCTCGTTGCATTGCATGGCTTCATCGTCTACCGTCTGTGTGATCGATCGGATCCCTATGCTATGGTATGATGAGTGCAGGCAGAGCTTCGGTGGACGGGTCGTTCCCCTACGGCCTGCGTCGCGCGCACGGCGCGCTGAACGTGTTCGCGTGGGGCGTGCTGATGCCCATCGGCGCCATCCTGGCGCGCTACTTCCGGCGGATGGACCCGCTGTGGTTCTACCTCCACGTCGGAATCCAGTTCGTGGGCTTCATCATCGGCCTCGCCGGCGTCGTCGCCGGGGTGGCGCTGTACAACAAGATCCAGGCCGACATCCCGGCGCACAGGGGGCTCGGCATCTTCGTCCTCTTCCTCGGCATCCTGCAGATCCTGGCATTCTTCCTGCGGCCCAACGCCGACTCCAAGTACCGCAAGTACTGGAACTGGTACCACAGCTGGGCCGGCAGGCTCGCGCTCTTCTTCGCCGCCGTCAACATCGTCCTCGGCATCCACGTCGGCGGCGCCGACAACTCGTGGAAGATTGGGTATGGGTTTAACCTGGCCGTCATCCTCGTCGCCGTCATCGCGCTTGAGTTCATGCTGTGGACGAGGTGGTCTAAGAACAGCACCTCCACCCCGACCTACTAGAAACCTGCTGCGTGTTTGTGTTGTcgtggcggcggcgacgcgaTCGAGAACGCGAAGGGCAGcccctaattttttttaaaaaaaaaaattatggttCTTTTTCCAGGGTTGGATGATGTTGTGTTGCCCTgaccttgtttttttttctttgttggtGTATGAATTGTTCGGAACTGCAATCGTGTCAGTGTGTGAGTTTAGGCAAGTGCACTGGCACTGCCCATAGGTGTGCACGCCTGGTGGTATAGTGGTCCTCTATGATTCTTTGTTTCTCGAGGCATGTTACAGCCGTGTATGATAATTTGAACGAGAACAACGTGCCCATATATAGCTTCACCCATTTGTTGATGCTTAGCTCGTCCGGTGAACCTCCGTGCACTATTGCAAAAAACTGTTATTTTATCTATCCTTTTAAAATTAACTATGAAGATTTGTTGCTTTTGGCTTGACTAACTCTAGTTTTTCCATATATTATAACAAGAAACCAAAACTGTGTCAAACCAGATCTTCCTCTATTAGTAAGAAATAAACTAGACCACTCACACATCAGAAAATTAACCGAGCCAACCCACCCACTCACAATAAGCGTGCAGTCACAACTAGGAATAACAACGGTTTCTAAAAAAACAAGGAATAACAACGGATACCCGCACCACTGCAGACGACATGCTATGGTCCAACTAGGGTTGCCGCTAGCAACGCGCTGACCATCCCTTGTCCCCTTGCACTCTTCTTCTTCCACCTTCTCCTTGCGCCCACGACCACATCCTCAACcccactcctcctcctcctcccctcgcGACTCGCCGGCGTCGCCCCGCCACCCATCGTCGCGACCATGCTATGGTTCGCCGTAGTTTCGTGACCGCGgtagcctcctcctccccctcccctgACCTACACCCGGTGCTGCCATGGCTATGCTCACCGGCGCAATGAACACCGCCACGACACCCCCACTGCGATCTTGCTCGGTCGCCTCCATCGTTGCCAGGCCCCTTACTACTCGGCCGCCATCTCCACAGCCTAGCCAACTTACCTCTCCCAAACTCCCATCTAAGCCCGCCAAAGTTGGAGAAGAAGGAAAGAGAGGTCGGAACCCTAGCCACCGCCGTCGTATTCTTCCTCTCCGGTGGGACGCGAGCGTGCGCTCgtgtggagagagagagagagagagagagagagagagagagagagagagagagagagtgggcTAGGCCGGTCCGCGTCGCGTGGAAGAGGGAAGGGGTGGTTGACGCGCTGCTAGCGGCACCTTGGTTAGACTAGATGATTACCGCCTATGCGGGGTAATGGTACCCTACGGCCCTACGGGTAATCTGCATCTAATTTCACACCATGCACAAAGGAATACTGGCATTCAACAAATTAGACATTTATAAGTAATCAACACATGACAAGCACATAAGTAAATGTATTTCAAACCAGTAAATGACCGAATGCAGTAGGTGCAGAGTAGCATGGCGAGCGCGTGGGCTGGTGGACAGAGTTCTAACCGCAGGCATGGTTGCCGGTGACTCGGTGAGAtgctttgtgcttgtgtagggCATGATGCCCCGAGCGGCCGAGTCCCCAACCAAACAACTAGGGTCGAgtcacctaggccttgtttagttgcaaaaaaatttataaaatgtacattgtagcacttttatttgtatttgataaatattatctaatcatgaattaactagattcaaaagatctgtctcacaaattacagataaaccgtgtaattagttatttttttaatttatatttgatgcttcatacatgtgccacaaaatttgatgtgacgaaaaatctgaaaaattttgtaattttttttaagaactaaacaaggccctaatataTCCATGGGTACCAAAATTATCTATACTCCCATCGTTACCAGGTAGGCCACTCGGGTTTGAGGCACCTATTGTCAtatcttggccttgtttagttcttcaaGGAAAAAGTTTcgtgacattgtagcacttttgtttctttatggtaattattgactaaccatagactaactaggtttaaaaaattcgtctcgttaattccgaccaaactgtacaattagtttttagttttgtctatatttaatacttcatgcatatgtctaaagatttaatataatggagaatcttgaaaaattttgagattttaggtggaagtaaacaaggctctagTGACAGCCTCACCTCGTCACGCTGCTAGCCTGCTAGTACAGTAGTACTATACTCCCGTCGCTGTCAGCGCGGCCATCACCGGGAGCTTCCGAGCCTGGCGTCACGTCAGGG
It encodes:
- the LOC8063570 gene encoding kinesin-like protein KIN-10B isoform X2, whose protein sequence is MEEAAAAAAAATAAPSPCPRTAPVRVVARICPGGGPSGSFHVAARVPDPANSSSASVSFIPVSKEAAPSGSMTPHKQREYKLDWCYLNQDSDTHIFQNEVKHLVDNIFSGDGRNHACVITCGSTAKTNLVMGFEDHPGLLIMAMERILDCAKPIGATIRVSSYQVLQDNHVFDLLEPKDSEVFVREDANGRTHLKGLSKVGINSIQEFQNLCYGSDKLQNPTIASNQTSGHRGFIIFISRFDQNGRQRSVANMHFLELAGYNNNKQKSQGGGFAQPNSKKSLYAVMDVVQALNSHQSFIPYRKSKVTHILQDSLCKTSDALLIACLDEVSCQDVVSTLSLASRSSQVVNDQCYNLSLSTKDCLKSNVNLSINTKNLSRSLLPSTQQRSSIVEKSDKTQFNNSAVKAARALNANKRSETSTHSVKKTSTQSASISLKHSAAKSILRGRNLFFPTANSSKEDMKNLVTTAIVRPKEVETSSGMEIQALPPIEEKCDDTKNSVISSKMEKVEPCSMREIVLSDMKEEGHSSSTENFVADSSMTYPSTAADKSVEKNPTNVIQSSPKISDQLREISNSLKLLSTMPSSIKTDIVRAKPFDIVEAEPKTPEIHLKVRHVEDLQESGFKKSLAKECLSFINSASKEQLKSLKGIGEKRANFILELREESPEPLKEIDDLRSIVGMNKKEINKMVSKMVLESKMD
- the LOC8063570 gene encoding kinesin-like protein KIN-10B isoform X1; translation: MEEAAAAAAAATAAPSPCPRTAPVRVVARICPGGGPSGSFHVAARVPDPANSSSASVSFIPVSKEAAPSGSMTPHKQREYKLDWCYLNQDSDTHIFQNEVKHLVDNIFSGDGRNHACVITCGSTAKTNLVMGFEDHPGLLIMAMERILDCAKPIGATIRVSSYQVLQDNHVFDLLEPKDSEVFVREDANGRTHLKGLSKVGINSIQEFQNLCYGSDKLQNPTIASNQTSGHRGFIIFISRFDQNGRQRSVANMHFLELAGYNNNKQKSQGGGFAQPNSKKSLYAVMDVVQALNSHQSFIPYRKSKVTHILQDSLCKTSDALLIACLDEVSCQDVVSTLSLASRSSQVVNDQCYNLSLSTKDCLKSNVNLSINTKNLSRSLLPSTQQRSSIVEKSDKTQFNNSAVKAARALNANKRSETSTHSVKKTSTQSASISLKHSAAKSILRGRNLFFPTANSSKEDMKNLVTTAIVRPKEVETSSGMEIQALPPIEEKCDDTKNSVISSKMEKVEPCSMREIVLSDMKEEGHSSSTENFVADSSMTYPSTAADKSVEKNPTNVIQSSPKISDQLREISNSLKLLSTMPSSIKTDIVRAKPFDIVEAEPKTPEIHLKVRHVEDLQESGFKQKSLAKECLSFINSASKEQLKSLKGIGEKRANFILELREESPEPLKEIDDLRSIVGMNKKEINKMVSKMVLESKMD
- the LOC8063571 gene encoding cytochrome b561 and DOMON domain-containing protein At3g61750 — protein: MGGMVASVAAALVVVLGVASVATAQLETCNGDLPPVLAANYSGLACQPVWNNFVLRYHQDKNNVLRIVLSTMYSTGWVGMGFSRDGLMIGSSAMVGWIGKKGLPHIRQFALRGKSSSKVVVDRGFLVSNDHDHTVVVQQAKIYLAFQLRFSYRLSHQHIIMAFGNSIPVKNKLTRHQDKTSFTFDFTTGRASVDGSFPYGLRRAHGALNVFAWGVLMPIGAILARYFRRMDPLWFYLHVGIQFVGFIIGLAGVVAGVALYNKIQADIPAHRGLGIFVLFLGILQILAFFLRPNADSKYRKYWNWYHSWAGRLALFFAAVNIVLGIHVGGADNSWKIGYGFNLAVILVAVIALEFMLWTRWSKNSTSTPTY